The Streptococcaceae bacterium ESL0687 genome has a segment encoding these proteins:
- the manA gene encoding mannose-6-phosphate isomerase, class I, which produces MSEPLFLRAALQEKIWGGQRLEEFGLDLPSNKVGEAWSISAHQNGLSVIENGEFKGLSLDLLYKERPDLFGQPKDSVFPLLTKILDANEWLSVQVHPDDDYGLRVEGELGKTECWYIIDALPGAEIIYGHNAQSKEELETMLEGGKWESLLRKVPVKKGDFFFVPAGTVHAIGPGILILETQQSSDTTYRLYDFDRADDNGNLRELHLDKALDVITVPALENSLQANVSIYPDGQITSLLESEFFDVEKWDVAGEMTFIQKSPYSLVTVLEGSGQLELEGTSYPLAKGQSFILPNDIKKWQISGELTLLASSISNK; this is translated from the coding sequence ATGTCAGAACCGTTGTTTTTAAGGGCTGCCCTCCAAGAAAAAATTTGGGGCGGGCAAAGATTGGAAGAATTTGGTCTAGATTTACCTTCTAATAAGGTAGGAGAGGCTTGGTCTATTTCGGCCCATCAAAATGGTTTATCAGTCATTGAAAATGGAGAATTTAAGGGCCTAAGTTTGGACCTTTTATATAAGGAAAGACCGGATCTTTTTGGTCAACCCAAGGATTCAGTCTTTCCTCTTTTAACTAAAATTTTAGATGCCAATGAATGGCTAAGTGTTCAGGTTCATCCAGATGATGATTATGGTTTACGAGTTGAAGGTGAACTTGGTAAAACAGAATGCTGGTACATTATTGATGCTCTTCCTGGAGCTGAGATTATCTATGGCCACAATGCTCAAAGTAAAGAAGAATTGGAAACTATGCTTGAAGGCGGGAAGTGGGAGAGCCTCCTAAGGAAGGTTCCAGTTAAGAAGGGGGACTTTTTCTTTGTGCCAGCAGGAACTGTTCATGCTATAGGCCCTGGAATTTTAATTCTTGAAACCCAGCAATCAAGTGATACTACCTATAGGTTATATGATTTCGACCGGGCTGATGATAATGGTAATTTAAGGGAGCTCCACCTGGATAAGGCCCTTGATGTAATAACTGTTCCAGCCCTTGAAAATTCCTTGCAAGCCAATGTTTCAATCTATCCAGATGGTCAAATTACAAGTCTTTTGGAATCAGAGTTTTTTGATGTTGAGAAATGGGATGTTGCAGGAGAGATGACCTTCATCCAGAAGAGCCCCTACAGTCTAGTAACCGTCCTTGAAGGATCGGGTCAATTGGAACTTGAAGGAACTAGTTATCCTTTGGCTAAGGGTCAAAGTTTCATTTTGCCAAATGATATTAAAAAGTGGCAAATATCTGGCGAATTAACCCTTTTAGCAAGCTCAATTTCTAATAAATAA
- the phnE gene encoding phosphonate ABC transporter, permease protein PhnE — METNKKNNSISAVLSQEKSSKRYLLLILLIIVALFVWSLSVIQIKPLSKEGVVIAKNIFSGIINPDLDFLINFTKKGVPYLLVETIAIAVLGTLFGSILALPIAFLSAKNIVPKPLALVMRGLNMAIRTVPSFVYGLMFIRVTGPGASAGVLTLALVSIGMIAKMFTETIEDLDQGILESLEASGASTFEKIRFGVIPQLKPDFLSLLLYRFDMNLRDATILGLVGAGGIGAPLIFAMNAYRWKQVGAILIGLFLLIFLVEIFSSKIRKKLLHG, encoded by the coding sequence ATGGAAACAAATAAAAAAAATAATTCAATTAGCGCTGTGTTAAGCCAGGAAAAAAGTTCAAAGAGATACTTGTTATTAATTTTATTAATAATTGTAGCCCTCTTTGTCTGGTCTCTGTCAGTTATTCAGATTAAACCCTTATCAAAAGAAGGGGTTGTTATTGCCAAGAATATTTTTTCAGGGATCATTAATCCAGACCTTGATTTCTTGATCAACTTTACTAAAAAAGGAGTTCCTTATCTTTTAGTTGAAACAATTGCAATCGCTGTTCTTGGAACTCTCTTTGGATCAATTTTAGCCCTACCGATTGCCTTTCTTTCGGCTAAAAACATTGTCCCTAAACCTTTAGCTCTTGTTATGCGTGGTCTTAATATGGCCATTAGAACAGTTCCATCATTTGTTTATGGGCTTATGTTCATTCGTGTTACAGGACCTGGAGCGTCAGCTGGTGTTCTTACATTAGCCCTTGTATCGATTGGGATGATTGCTAAAATGTTTACTGAAACAATTGAGGATTTGGACCAGGGAATTCTTGAATCTCTTGAGGCTTCGGGTGCTTCTACCTTTGAAAAAATCCGCTTCGGAGTTATCCCGCAGCTTAAACCTGACTTTTTATCTCTTCTTTTATATCGTTTTGATATGAACCTAAGGGATGCGACCATCCTTGGTCTAGTAGGAGCAGGTGGTATTGGAGCTCCGCTGATTTTTGCCATGAATGCTTACCGCTGGAAGCAGGTTGGTGCCATTCTAATCGGTTTATTCCTTCTAATTTTCCTAGTAGAAATCTTCTCTTCTAAAATTAGAAAAAAATTACTGCACGGATAA
- the phnE gene encoding phosphonate ABC transporter, permease protein PhnE, with translation MAKHKSILPEKEWVLEDGTVVVEKRSYTFLYTLLFLALLVFSVHIVNFNFSKVFKNLYKFVDILVSMFPPNWSYFSAIMKPLADTIKMSFIGSLLGSLLAVPFAFLAASNIVENKLINGLVRMVFTALRTLPSLVTALIATYIWGLGTFAGTVAIFLFSFSYIGKQLFEQIETVDMGAFEALEALGSSRSKAVVATIFPQLMPIYISTSLYNFEGNVRYAAILGYVGAGGIGVILNENIGWREYSNVGMVLIVLFVTVAIIEQISQFVRKKLT, from the coding sequence ATGGCCAAGCATAAAAGTATCCTTCCGGAAAAGGAGTGGGTTCTTGAAGATGGAACAGTGGTTGTAGAAAAGAGGTCTTATACCTTCTTATACACCCTTCTATTTTTAGCCCTCCTTGTTTTTTCAGTTCATATTGTAAACTTTAATTTTTCAAAGGTTTTTAAAAATCTTTACAAATTTGTTGATATTCTAGTATCAATGTTTCCACCAAACTGGAGCTACTTTTCAGCCATTATGAAACCCTTGGCTGATACCATCAAAATGAGTTTTATCGGCTCACTTCTAGGAAGCCTACTGGCTGTACCTTTTGCCTTCCTAGCTGCCAGCAATATTGTGGAGAATAAATTAATCAATGGTCTCGTAAGAATGGTCTTTACAGCACTTAGAACCCTTCCTTCCCTTGTAACAGCTCTAATTGCTACTTACATTTGGGGACTTGGGACTTTTGCTGGAACTGTTGCCATTTTCCTATTTTCTTTCAGCTACATTGGAAAACAATTGTTTGAGCAGATTGAAACCGTTGATATGGGTGCCTTTGAGGCTCTTGAGGCTCTTGGAAGTAGCAGAAGTAAGGCTGTTGTGGCAACTATCTTCCCGCAACTGATGCCTATTTATATTTCAACCTCACTTTATAACTTTGAAGGTAACGTTCGTTACGCTGCCATTCTTGGATATGTGGGAGCTGGTGGTATCGGTGTAATCCTTAATGAAAATATTGGATGGCGTGAATACAGCAATGTAGGTATGGTTCTAATCGTCCTCTTTGTGACAGTTGCCATCATCGAGCAAATCAGTCAGTTTGTTCGTAAAAAATTAACATAG
- the phnC gene encoding phosphonate ABC transporter ATP-binding protein has translation MIEMKNVSKVYPNGTVGLDNINLEIEQGEFVAIIGTSGAGKSTLIRTINRLTDITDGSLTVNGVDISKLKRKELRKFRRSVGMIFQSYNLVPRISVIKNVLNARVADMSFLNVLFARFSKKDKELALESLNRVGILDKAFVRTDELSGGQQQRVSLARTLAQDSQILLADEPVAALDPVTANEVMDNFKKINQELNKTVLINIHHVDLALKYADRIIAIRKGKIVFDGPSSEVTQDILDEIYQKEEVKNGQA, from the coding sequence ATGATTGAAATGAAAAATGTCTCAAAGGTTTATCCAAATGGGACGGTTGGTTTAGATAATATTAACCTAGAAATTGAACAGGGTGAATTTGTTGCTATCATTGGAACAAGTGGGGCTGGTAAATCAACTTTAATCAGAACCATCAACCGTTTAACTGATATAACTGATGGAAGCTTAACAGTCAACGGGGTTGATATTTCAAAACTTAAAAGAAAAGAATTAAGGAAATTTAGACGCTCTGTTGGAATGATTTTCCAATCATACAACCTAGTACCAAGGATTTCTGTTATTAAAAATGTTTTGAATGCGCGTGTAGCTGACATGAGTTTCTTAAACGTTCTTTTTGCAAGATTTTCAAAAAAAGACAAGGAACTTGCGCTTGAGTCACTTAACCGTGTGGGAATTCTTGATAAGGCCTTTGTAAGGACTGACGAGCTTTCTGGTGGTCAACAACAACGTGTATCTCTTGCGAGAACTCTTGCTCAAGACTCTCAAATTCTTTTAGCCGATGAGCCTGTAGCAGCCCTTGACCCAGTAACTGCAAATGAAGTTATGGACAACTTCAAAAAAATTAACCAAGAACTTAATAAGACAGTTCTAATTAATATTCACCACGTGGACTTGGCCCTTAAATATGCAGACCGTATTATTGCTATCCGTAAGGGTAAAATTGTCTTTGATGGACCAAGTTCAGAAGTTACCCAAGATATTTTAGATGAAATTTACCAAAAAGAGGAAGTAAAAAATGGCCAAGCATAA
- a CDS encoding PhnD/SsuA/transferrin family substrate-binding protein, whose translation MKAKKLFTTGAVFALAASLLVGCGSKSSDSSKDESKIDDLSIMFVPSKNPDDIVAATGPLSGLLKDELAKEGVEVKNVDISVGTSYEAVGEALSAGTADVGFGVSGGTYALYKDDTDVILTATRAGLNKDSDNAKDWNDGKPTEATDKQAKSYRSLIIAGPSKKGQELAKKVNSGEKLTWDDLNSANWGVSSTTSSAGYIYPSLWLNENVNHSVGDLSSKVQNDSYGSGLARLASGQIDVLPIYADARRDFAKAWTEEYGKSDIWTETNVIGVTEPIYNDAIIVSKKSDKMTDKVKGALQNALINLAKTDEGKKVIKVYSHEGYEKATDEDYQSDIKIQKLLKSEK comes from the coding sequence ATGAAAGCTAAAAAATTGTTTACAACAGGTGCAGTTTTTGCCTTAGCAGCATCACTACTAGTTGGTTGTGGATCAAAATCATCTGATAGTTCAAAGGACGAGTCTAAGATTGATGACCTATCAATTATGTTTGTACCATCAAAGAATCCTGATGATATTGTTGCGGCAACTGGTCCTTTAAGTGGTCTACTTAAAGATGAGCTTGCTAAAGAAGGTGTCGAAGTGAAAAACGTTGACATTTCTGTTGGAACAAGTTACGAAGCTGTTGGAGAAGCCCTAAGTGCTGGAACTGCGGATGTTGGTTTTGGGGTTTCTGGAGGAACTTATGCTCTTTATAAGGACGATACAGATGTAATCTTAACTGCAACTCGTGCTGGCCTAAACAAAGATAGCGATAATGCAAAAGACTGGAATGACGGTAAACCAACTGAAGCAACTGACAAACAGGCTAAATCATATCGTTCACTTATCATTGCTGGACCATCTAAAAAAGGTCAAGAGTTAGCTAAAAAGGTTAACAGCGGTGAAAAATTAACTTGGGACGATTTAAATAGTGCCAACTGGGGAGTTTCATCAACAACTTCATCAGCAGGATACATCTACCCATCATTATGGTTAAATGAAAATGTTAACCACAGCGTTGGAGATTTAAGTTCAAAAGTTCAAAATGATTCATATGGATCAGGACTTGCTCGTCTAGCTTCAGGACAAATCGACGTTTTACCAATCTATGCAGATGCAAGACGTGACTTTGCTAAAGCTTGGACAGAAGAGTACGGAAAATCAGATATCTGGACTGAAACAAATGTAATTGGTGTAACTGAGCCTATTTACAATGACGCAATCATCGTTTCTAAAAAATCTGACAAGATGACTGATAAAGTTAAGGGAGCTCTTCAAAATGCTTTAATCAACCTTGCGAAAACTGATGAGGGTAAAAAAGTAATCAAAGTTTACTCACATGAAGGTTATGAAAAAGCAACTGATGAAGACTACCAAAGTGATATTAAAATTCAGAAACTATTAAAATCTGAAAAGTAA
- a CDS encoding 3-oxoacyl-ACP reductase — MTKNVQKNVLVTGAASGIGRAQVAAFLAEGYKVYGLDKNLADLVHENFVFHQLDVTTGELEDLVGRLPAIDILCNTAGVLDAYKPLLEQTEMEFAQVFEVNFLAAVRLTRAILPGMIDRKSGVIINMASIASLVAGGGGAAYTSSKHALAGFTKQLALDYARSGVQIFGIAPGAIQTGMTVEDFAGDGKMAQWVADETPVGRWAQPQEVADLTIFLASGKASYMHGNIIPIDGGWLLK, encoded by the coding sequence ATGACTAAGAATGTTCAAAAAAATGTGCTCGTAACAGGAGCAGCAAGTGGAATAGGCAGGGCTCAGGTCGCTGCCTTTCTTGCTGAGGGCTATAAGGTCTACGGGCTGGATAAAAATCTGGCAGATCTCGTTCACGAAAACTTTGTCTTCCACCAGCTTGATGTAACCACAGGGGAACTTGAAGATCTAGTTGGAAGGCTTCCAGCAATCGACATCCTCTGCAATACGGCAGGGGTTCTGGATGCCTATAAACCCCTTTTAGAGCAAACAGAAATGGAGTTCGCACAAGTCTTTGAGGTCAACTTCTTGGCTGCAGTCCGCCTGACCCGGGCCATCCTGCCCGGCATGATTGACAGGAAGTCTGGTGTAATCATCAATATGGCAAGTATCGCAAGCCTGGTTGCAGGTGGTGGGGGCGCTGCCTACACGTCAAGTAAGCATGCCCTAGCTGGCTTCACCAAGCAGCTGGCCCTCGATTATGCCCGGTCTGGCGTTCAAATCTTCGGGATTGCCCCAGGAGCCATCCAGACGGGTATGACAGTAGAAGACTTTGCTGGAGACGGTAAAATGGCCCAGTGGGTGGCTGATGAAACACCCGTGGGCCGCTGGGCCCAGCCTCAAGAGGTGGCTGATCTAACCATCTTTTTAGCATCGGGCAAAGCCAGCTATATGCATGGCAATATTATCCCAATTGATGGCGGCTGGTTGCTTAAATAA
- a CDS encoding DUF2829 domain-containing protein has product MTFEEILPDLKAGQKFVRTGWGGAENFVKLYDSITLETGEKLTVTPYFLINVTGEGEGYSMWSPTPCDVLATDWVLVND; this is encoded by the coding sequence ATGACTTTTGAAGAAATTCTACCGGATTTAAAGGCCGGTCAAAAGTTTGTCCGTACAGGCTGGGGTGGAGCTGAAAACTTCGTCAAGCTCTATGACAGCATCACTCTGGAAACCGGGGAAAAACTTACCGTTACCCCCTACTTCCTAATCAATGTTACAGGTGAGGGTGAAGGCTACTCAATGTGGTCACCAACTCCCTGTGACGTCCTAGCAACAGACTGGGTTCTTGTCAATGACTAA
- the metG gene encoding methionine--tRNA ligase translates to MTNKTYYITTPIYYPSGKLHIGNACSTVLCDILARYKRLMGFDVFYSTGTDEHGQKIEQKALEQGISPQEYVDGMAKGMQDLWKLLEITNDRFIRTTDADHEEVVGKVFEQLLAQGDIYLGEYEGWYSVSDEEYFTESQLAEVFRDENGKIIGGIAPSGNEVELVKEESYFFKMSKYADRLLEYYEENPNFITPEFRKNEMINNFIKPGLEDLAVTRTSYSWGVKVPSNPKHVVYVWIDALLNYITVLGYGTENDENFKKFWPADVHMIAKEIARFHTIYWPIMLMALDLPLPKMVLAHGWLVMKDGKMSKSKGNVVYPEMLVERYGLDALRYYLARAITLENDGQFTPEDFIDRINYDLANDLGNLLNRTIAMINKYDGGIIPEYKGDVTDFDGQLREVATQAIADYHAAMDRNEFSQALDAVWVLIRRANKYIDETAPWVLAKDESKKAELDSVMVHLAESLRIAALLLQPILTHAPRKIFEQLGLEFEENYENLAFGKIPANSTVVAKGTPIFPRLDAAEEVEYIKDQMRAGLPSKTEEEDVFVPEDTKLVSAKEKRVKFEDFDAVEIKTAEVIAVEPVEGSDKLLKFRLDAGDEGHRQILSGIAKYYPNPEELVGKKLQIVANLKPRKMMGHISQGMILSAEDADGSLRLVEAPDVANGSIVG, encoded by the coding sequence ATGACAAACAAAACATACTATATAACAACTCCTATTTACTACCCATCAGGGAAGTTACATATCGGGAATGCCTGCTCAACTGTACTTTGCGACATCTTGGCTCGTTATAAACGTTTAATGGGCTTTGACGTCTTCTACTCAACAGGGACAGACGAACACGGGCAAAAAATTGAACAAAAAGCCCTTGAACAAGGAATCTCGCCTCAGGAATATGTGGACGGTATGGCTAAAGGAATGCAAGACCTTTGGAAACTGCTAGAAATCACAAATGACCGTTTCATTCGTACAACTGACGCTGACCACGAAGAAGTGGTAGGAAAAGTTTTCGAACAACTTCTGGCTCAAGGTGACATCTACCTGGGTGAATATGAAGGATGGTACTCAGTATCAGACGAAGAATACTTTACTGAGAGCCAACTGGCTGAAGTCTTCCGCGATGAAAATGGAAAAATTATCGGTGGTATTGCCCCAAGCGGAAATGAAGTTGAACTAGTAAAAGAAGAGTCTTACTTCTTTAAAATGAGCAAGTATGCTGACCGTCTGCTTGAATACTATGAGGAAAATCCTAACTTCATTACACCAGAATTCCGTAAGAATGAGATGATCAACAACTTCATTAAACCAGGACTTGAAGATCTTGCGGTTACCCGTACTTCATACTCTTGGGGTGTTAAGGTACCAAGTAATCCTAAACACGTGGTTTACGTGTGGATTGATGCCCTTTTAAACTACATCACTGTTCTTGGCTACGGTACTGAAAACGACGAAAACTTCAAGAAATTCTGGCCAGCTGATGTCCACATGATTGCTAAAGAAATCGCCCGTTTCCACACTATTTACTGGCCAATCATGCTCATGGCTCTAGATCTTCCTCTTCCAAAAATGGTTCTAGCTCACGGATGGCTAGTCATGAAAGATGGAAAAATGTCTAAGTCTAAAGGAAATGTAGTATACCCAGAAATGCTTGTTGAGCGTTACGGCCTAGATGCCCTTCGCTATTATTTAGCTCGTGCTATAACTCTTGAAAACGACGGACAGTTTACACCAGAAGACTTCATCGACCGCATCAACTATGATCTAGCAAACGACCTTGGAAACCTTCTTAACCGTACAATCGCCATGATCAACAAATATGATGGTGGAATAATCCCTGAATACAAGGGAGATGTTACTGACTTTGACGGACAACTTCGTGAAGTAGCAACTCAAGCTATCGCTGACTACCATGCAGCCATGGATCGTAATGAGTTCTCACAAGCCCTTGATGCTGTTTGGGTGCTTATCCGCCGTGCCAACAAGTACATCGATGAAACTGCTCCTTGGGTGCTAGCTAAAGATGAATCTAAAAAGGCTGAACTTGATTCAGTAATGGTTCACCTGGCTGAAAGCCTACGTATTGCAGCCCTTCTTCTTCAACCAATTCTTACTCACGCTCCAAGAAAAATCTTTGAGCAACTGGGTCTTGAATTTGAAGAAAACTATGAAAACCTAGCATTCGGTAAAATCCCAGCCAACTCAACTGTAGTTGCTAAGGGAACACCAATCTTCCCACGTCTCGATGCAGCTGAAGAAGTAGAATACATCAAGGATCAAATGCGCGCAGGCCTGCCATCTAAAACTGAGGAAGAAGATGTTTTCGTACCCGAAGATACAAAACTTGTTTCAGCCAAAGAGAAAAGGGTTAAGTTCGAAGACTTCGACGCAGTAGAAATCAAGACTGCTGAAGTTATCGCAGTAGAGCCTGTTGAAGGGTCTGACAAACTGCTTAAATTCCGCCTGGATGCAGGAGACGAGGGCCACCGCCAAATCCTTTCAGGAATTGCTAAATATTATCCAAATCCAGAAGAATTAGTTGGTAAGAAACTACAAATCGTAGCCAATTTAAAACCACGTAAGATGATGGGTCATATCTCTCAAGGGATGATTCTTTCAGCTGAAGACGCTGACGGAAGTCTTCGCCTGGTTGAAGCACCAGACGTGGCAAACGGATCGATTGTAGGTTAA
- a CDS encoding exodeoxyribonuclease III, whose protein sequence is MKLISWNIDSLNAGLTASSDRGKMTFGVLEDIAQMKPDVLGLQETKLKDTGPTKQHLKILNELFPDYEIVWSSSHEPARKGYSGTMFLYKKELQPKAHFPQIGAPSTMDDEGRIITLEFDNFYLTEVYTPNAGTDLKRLPEREIWDDHYRAYLQGLDKDKPVLACGDFNVAHEEIDLKNPASNRKSAGFTIEERTKFTSLLAAGFTDTFRYLHGNIPDQYTWWAQRSKTSKINNSGWRIDYWLVSNRLADKVEESAMINSGDRQDHTPVILEINL, encoded by the coding sequence ATGAAACTTATATCATGGAATATTGATTCCTTAAATGCAGGGCTTACTGCTAGTTCTGACCGCGGAAAAATGACCTTTGGGGTCTTAGAAGATATTGCCCAAATGAAGCCTGATGTTTTAGGTCTTCAGGAAACCAAATTAAAGGATACCGGTCCCACCAAGCAACACCTTAAAATTTTAAATGAACTTTTCCCAGACTATGAAATTGTCTGGTCATCTAGTCATGAACCTGCCCGCAAGGGATACTCTGGTACCATGTTCCTTTATAAAAAAGAACTTCAACCAAAGGCTCATTTCCCTCAAATTGGAGCCCCTTCAACCATGGATGATGAAGGGCGAATTATCACCCTTGAATTTGATAATTTCTACCTGACAGAGGTTTACACACCCAATGCTGGAACTGATCTCAAACGTCTACCTGAACGTGAAATTTGGGATGACCACTACAGGGCCTACCTTCAAGGGCTGGACAAGGATAAGCCGGTTCTGGCCTGCGGGGATTTTAATGTAGCCCACGAAGAAATTGACCTTAAAAATCCTGCCAGCAATAGAAAATCAGCCGGTTTCACAATTGAAGAAAGGACTAAATTTACAAGTCTTTTAGCTGCTGGTTTTACCGACACCTTCAGGTACCTTCATGGAAATATTCCAGACCAATATACTTGGTGGGCCCAAAGGAGCAAGACCAGCAAAATCAATAATTCTGGTTGGAGAATTGACTACTGGCTTGTCAGCAATCGTCTGGCTGATAAGGTTGAAGAATCAGCTATGATTAATAGTGGTGATAGGCAGGACCACACTCCAGTAATCCTTGAAATTAATCTTTAG
- a CDS encoding arsenate reductase family protein has protein sequence MYTFYCYSKCSTCKKAEKDLKDLGIDYKKIDLKENPPTSETIEAWIKESGLDKKKFFNTSGMKYRELGLKDKVAAMSIEEASKLLASDGMLIKRPILLEGDKVEQIGYRKAYEL, from the coding sequence ATGTATACATTTTATTGCTATAGCAAATGCTCAACCTGTAAAAAGGCAGAAAAAGACCTCAAGGATCTTGGAATTGACTATAAAAAAATAGATCTTAAGGAAAATCCACCAACTAGCGAAACAATTGAAGCTTGGATCAAGGAAAGTGGTCTGGATAAGAAAAAGTTTTTCAATACCAGCGGAATGAAATACCGGGAACTTGGGCTTAAAGACAAGGTGGCTGCCATGTCTATTGAGGAAGCCAGTAAACTTCTTGCCAGTGACGGGATGCTTATTAAAAGGCCAATCCTTCTTGAAGGAGATAAGGTCGAACAAATTGGCTACCGCAAGGCCTATGAATTATAA
- the pgmB gene encoding beta-phosphoglucomutase yields the protein MFEGVLFDLDGVITDTAHYHYLAWKELADRLGIKIDEDFNEELKGISREDSLRLILKRAGLENSVSPEEFKKLTWEKNEIYVSLIEQIGPKDVYPGILPLLKDLKKNNFKIALASASKNGPVLLAKMNLLSYFDAIADPNKIAAGKPAPDIFLEAARGLGIQASMAIGIEDAKAGIEAIKKSGALPLGVGNSKNLGYDIPIVASTSDLNLEFLKKTWLEYRS from the coding sequence ATGTTTGAAGGTGTATTGTTTGATTTAGACGGGGTCATTACCGACACGGCCCACTACCATTATTTAGCCTGGAAGGAGCTTGCTGATAGGCTGGGAATTAAGATTGACGAGGATTTTAATGAAGAACTAAAGGGCATATCAAGGGAGGATTCCCTAAGGCTTATCTTAAAAAGAGCTGGCCTGGAAAATTCCGTTTCTCCTGAAGAATTTAAAAAGCTTACCTGGGAGAAGAATGAGATTTATGTAAGCCTGATTGAACAAATTGGGCCTAAGGATGTCTATCCTGGCATTCTCCCTCTTTTAAAGGATTTAAAGAAAAATAATTTTAAGATTGCCCTAGCTTCTGCCAGTAAAAATGGTCCTGTCCTTCTTGCCAAAATGAATCTCCTTTCTTATTTTGATGCCATTGCAGATCCTAATAAAATTGCTGCTGGAAAACCTGCGCCTGATATTTTTCTTGAAGCAGCAAGGGGCCTTGGAATCCAGGCGAGTATGGCCATTGGTATTGAAGATGCTAAGGCAGGTATTGAAGCCATCAAAAAATCTGGTGCCCTTCCTCTAGGTGTTGGAAATTCTAAAAATTTAGGGTATGATATTCCTATTGTCGCAAGTACAAGCGACTTGAACTTAGAATTTTTAAAGAAAACCTGGCTAGAATACAGGTCATAA